Below is a genomic region from Asterias amurensis chromosome 4, ASM3211899v1.
CCTCGCTAACGCTCTCAAGGAACAAGGAAAGGTAGCCGAGGCAGAAGAATGCTACAACACAGCCCTCCAGCTATGCCCGACCCATGCAGACTCTCTCAACAACTTGGCCAACATCAAGAGGGAGCAAAGCTTCACAGAGGAGTCTATCAAGCTGTACTGTAAAGCACTGGAGGTGTATCCAGAGTTTGCTGCTGCACATTCTAACCTGGCTAGCGTGCTCCAACAACAGGGCAAACTGCAGGAGGCTTTAGTACACTACAAAGAAGCTATTAGGTGAGCGTATAGATAAGTTGCtatagacgccatctttacgggcaaattgcattttggctTGCAGCAACGctgttgcttttttgtttttttgtgtaatgcgacttACTGCTTTTTACATCTTAGTAACGTCCAGAGCACAAGATTTCTAATAATATCATCAATTCAAAGCCTTTGATGTCAAGTACAAATTAGTCTATAAACTTTAgtggaaagaatatctcacacagaactactagcaccaagatcaagaaatgacacagaaaagtgtaatgcgacttaccatggaattgcccataACTATAACTAAGTGGAAAGAAAGTTAtgacaaaaattgtaatttttgatatcatgtccatgtttgcttggaattgcccacATGTAAGATTTATCGTTTGATCCTATCCCTGAATCAAATTGATTGACATTGATTGCTTTTTGTGTCGTTTatccttgacaaaaacaaacatgtaaatGTTCTTTGGTATAATAACATATAATATTATGATCCTTTCTCTAAACTGAATCTATTGATCTTGATTGACGCAGGATTGCACCCACATTCGCCGATGCATACTCTAACATGGGTAACACATTGAAGGAGATGCAAGACATCCAAGGAGCACTGCAATGCTACACCAGAGCAATCCAGATTAATCCTGCCTTTGCTGATGCACATAGTAACCTGGCTTCAATTCACAAGGTAAGAACCAGGCTTTGGTAATGCCAATCAAACcaatcggggcccaatttcttgcTTAAACatcttctgcttagcaaaaaaataagcagcaaaccagtcacagattgtacatgtgaaatggtatttCGTTTGATAATTTTATTGTGGTGAGCATAAACggttgtgcttggctactttttttgcttaaagcagtTTTATGACATTGGTCCCAGATCTTGTAGACATTTacattctgggcccaatttcatagagctgttatgcacaaaatattgctgaaacaaatttctgctaagcagaaatgagtaggataccagtcacaaattgtacctcACATAGTAGATTGGCTGTTAATCTTcgtctagtaagcataattttgttgtgcttagctggttTTTGTGtgtaagcagctctttgaaattgggtcctgattaTTTCAGTTATGCATTTGGAAAGAGCCTTTTGTAGTAACTCGGTATGCACACTAAAAGAAGTGTTCATTTTGTTGAGATAACTTGACTTGAAGtgtattgcatttttatgaagATGTTGTAATatgattgtttattttaattatttttacattATTTGTTCTATTCTTCATTGGGTGTCATATTATTCTTGAAATGCATTTTTTCTGTACATTGTGTGATATTGACTTGTGACCTGCTTACAATCTGCATTGTTTGTTATACTCGATGTATACATTTGTTTGATTGTTCTCTGCCTTTGCTTTTGCAAAACTTTACTTCTGTACCTTCCTTTCAAAGTCATAcaatttttcattattttttaaatatccaCTGTAGATTTTAGGGTTGTTTAACTTTGTACTATTCTTTAAGAGTCGCATGGCTTTTCATTAAGTAATATTACTTACAGAAGTGTTGAATTGCATTCTTTCTGTACattgtttgatttttctctgGCCTTGCTTCTACAAAACTTTTTCTTCACCTCTCTACCTTCCTTTCAAAGTCGATCAATTTTTCCCGATTTGTTTCATATTCAATGTTGATTTTAGTGTGTTTAACTTTGTACTTTTCAATTAAGTGTTATGTCTTATTACCAGTTGTACATTGTTTGCTAGAGATTTTTTAAACTGCATTACATATCATGCTCCTGGTTACACGTTTGATTAGTTTTTTATTGGCCTAGCTTCTACGTAACTTTGTAAACTGTTTAAATCTATATTATATATCATGCTCCTGGTTACACATTTGATTAGTCCTTCCTAGGCCTAGCTTGTACGTAACCTTTGTTTACTTTGGTACTTTCAAATCGGTACAATATttcatgatttattttttatacacaCCATTGAAATACATTCTTATACATTTTTCATAGTAGTTTTTTGTTGAGTATGATACCTAGGCCTAAAACTTATAAGTGGTTGTAGGATATGATATCTATGAATTGtgaaattaattttattgtgatGTTTCTTTACCTCAGGACTCTGGTTCAATACCTGATGCAATTGCATCCTACAGGACTGCTCTTAAGCTCAAGCCAGATTTCCCAGATGCTTATTGCAACCTCGCTCACTGTCTACAGGTAAGGATCACATGTCAGATGTAAAATCATCAAAAGAATACTCAGAACTTAGtaaaaatcattgttttttgtatagttttttttcttgttgaaGATACATTTCATTATTTATTCTAACAACCTTTCAAATCTTTTTATTGTTGAGATTTTCAAGAATAATTCTTAATAGACAGTATTAAATAACCCCTTTGCTGctatgaatgtaggtcaaaccTTATGCGCGTCTAAAGAGCACGcaatgttcctggtttgatttctacggcacaagcaCGCCTAGctcgcagacgccatcttgtagggcataTATTTGAACAGTGGTGTCATATTCAGTACGATCTATATGTATAcgatctgagaaatgttactgacagtaaagcctggttcaaatTTCCTGTGAATGTGATACGAAACATTCTCTGCGAAAACTGCGATGTGaggtcaaaattcgcttcgcatttgcaggaagtatgaatcggtTAGGGGTAAAACAAATTGGAATGTTAGGCCATGGAAACTGACAGATTTTTACATTaaccacgttacttcaaagtgaatAGTTTCTATTGCTAtgaattttaagagtgataaccaaaagATAACCTTGCCTTTAATCGTTTTGCTTATTTTTACTGGTGTACTTTTTCATGAACTATTTATGAGTAATTTCCGTGTGTCATTTTCAGTTACGcgccctcgaacaggctggtcctggagagagcgtaATATTATCTCaatacattattattacttattattataatcatcAGATTGTGTGTGACTGGTCTGACTATGAGCAGCGTATGAAGCAACTTGTTACTATCGTTGCTGACCAACTGGATAAGAACAGACTCCCATCTGTCCATCCACACCACAGTATGCTCTATCCACTATCTCCTGATTTCCGTAAAGCCATTGCCAGTCGACATGGGAACCTTTGTTTAGAGAAGGTGAGTTAAGTTTCTTGCATGAGATAGGTACAAGCGTGTGAGACTTCCttttttcagctgatttcctctttttggttTTGGAATTAttctttttgtgtacaaaaggaTAGGAATGTTatcttttccttctttttttcttgcctgTTATTCTCTTTTCCTTTTTATTCATGGGTAGTAACTCACATGCCTCTAGGTACTGTACCAAAATGCAATGCTTGTAAAACATTCAGAACTTGTTTGGATTTCATACTTGTCTTTAAAGCACTTCATGATTTGGCACCCACCTACATCAATGATTTTAAGTGTTTCAAGCTTTGCATCGTGTGGATAAATATgcagaaactataaataaatagtaaactatCGGGTTcaaccatgtgtacatctcttttgtgtgagtgtttggTTTGAAAAGAGTCGGTGTTgtcttgacatttcaaacagtccACTCTGTTGTCTTGAACTTACTATTTGTTTGTAGTTTCTTCCTATCAATGATCTTTAAATAAGGCActgtcattattctctgcaTTTTTTCACATTACTCCAGTCTTGTTGAACAAGCTACTTAGCGACATCAGCAAGTTATTAACAATCCTGTTTGGTGTATTTTTCAGTAGAGAGTTTGATACTTTTGTAGTAACTTTAATGTAGCGCCTTGAGTAATCTTTTCTTAAAAAGTGCTTAATTTATAAGTTTGTGTTCTTGATTTATCAATATTAAACTTGAGACACATTTTCTCAAGGGAATGCCATTGTGAAATGTGTTCATTGTGATGTTTTCATTGACTTCACAGATAAATGTGTTGCACAAATCCCCCTACCAGTACCCCAAAGATTTGGTAGCGTCTGGTGGTAAGCTGAGGATTGGTTATGTCAGCTCCGACTTTGGCAACCATCCAACATCTCATCTCATGCAGAGCGTCCCAGGCAAACACAGTGAGAATGTGGAGGTATGTACCGTGCACAAAGATACCAGAAGAGTTAGAATTACAACTAAAGGGTTTTGTGATGCACATTCTcttgtggcgtgtcgtggcctagcgggTTTATTAGAGTACCAGAttcaagctgtggtgtttctgatcagcagagtatgggtttgagtactggtcgtgacacttgacCATGATTGCTTGGcgaggtagtgctttctactCGGAAATAgttggcaacggcccctggaaaatTAGTTGATTTGTAGCCCCCACcctgaagtggccttcaggccttgtgtgtccggcgacttgcattaaaaacaaactaGTTCCTTTTTGATGTTGGAATTGTACAATAAGTATTGGCTTTGTATGGGTCAAATTTATTGGGAAACAGGTTTGATGGACAACTAAAGGAGTGTATCTGAAAACatctcttgttttgtttttcaggtaTTTTGCTATGCTCTTAGTCCTGACGATGGAACAAACTTCAGAGCTAAGGTGTTGAAAGAAGTTGGATCATTTGTGGATCTTTCCCAGGTAagtgttttaataaaaacaaaaaaagtttaattatgccaaataaaaaaggaaagagGAGGCCACATATTTTAAGACAACCTGCTAagctttttctttcaaaatatatttgttttcatcggagatagtaaaacaaaatgtttcaatggAGAAAAAGGGAGGTGTGCTCTAAAAAATAAAGTGGAAGGGGctttaaacataatttgttttttggggCCTTATTGCGTAATGATGAATTTTTGTAAATCAGGTTGATGTACTCTGTGAACCAACTTGACCTTTGATTTGTCTTTATGTCTGTATattctcagcgccttgagtatctTTGGTAAATACGTGTGTTTTGTAAGACTTTGTAGccccttgagtaccttgtttggcaaatacatgcgctatataagacttcaatattattattattattcttattattatgtGATCCACAGATACCATGCAATGGTAAAGCAGCAGACAGAATCAATGCAGATGGCATCCACATCTTGGTCAATATGAACGGCTATACAAAAGGCGCACGCAATGAGATCTTTGCACTGAGACCAGCTCCAATCCAGGTAAGCACAAAGTACTAGAAATGTCAAGaaattcattttttattaaaacccAAGCAGATTCTTGCCATTCGATTGGAGGAtggtccgtcacgtgatagcaaataaatgtACCATTATCATTCACCGTGCATTTTTCATTCCATTCACTgtgcatttttggttgcatCTGTTTTGTTCTATTGCTTGGTTCGTACCACATCTCTGTGTGTGAGTGTTTTGATAATGCAGTGGTAGTTATTGCGGCACATAAACATTGACGGAGGGTCTCAAATATGCAGCAGTACCAGAATGCTCAAAACAAGCTGAACCAAAAGAAATGGGTGTATCGTCATATTTTCAAAgttgtatcctccaatcaaatttACAAAGATTTACCCACCTAAACACCTTTACCTAAACATTACCCACTTTTGTGTATGTATGATTTACTTACTCCGCATGTATGGTTTATTTACACTGCCTCGTTGaaaagaacattccatctttcaactcatgaaaatgTTTGTATAATAATTTATACTTCCCTAAAAATTACCCAATTTTGTGTATGTATGGTATGTATGGTTGGTATGTATGGTTGACTTAATTGAGTGATTTTTCCCTTGCAGAGCATGTGGCTTGGTTATCCTGGTACAAGTGGAGCTTCGTTCATGGACTACCTGATCACAGACGGTGTGACATCACCAAATGATCTCAACCCCCATTACTCTGAGAAACTAGCTTACATGCCGCATACCTTCTTCATTGGGGATCACTGGAATATGTTTCCCCATCTCTTGGATAAAGTCATCATTGAATCCAAGGAAGGACTGAAGAGGGACACCGTTGGTATCATCAATGCATTGGATGTCAAAGGGTTCATGGAGAAGGTCAATGCTGTGGCACCTGCTACAGTTGGTGGAGCCGTTGCTAACGGCGTCTCATTATCAGATAAG
It encodes:
- the LOC139936065 gene encoding UDP-N-acetylglucosamine--peptide N-acetylglucosaminyltransferase 110 kDa subunit-like isoform X2, yielding MDSRPASEHPACYLKAIETQPNFAVAWSNLGCVFNAQGEIWLAIHHFEKAVTLDPNFLDAYINLGNVLKEARIFDRAVGAYLRALQLSPNHAVVHGNLACVYYEQGLIDLAIDTYRRAIELQPHFPDAYCNLANALKEQGKVAEAEECYNTALQLCPTHADSLNNLANIKREQSFTEESIKLYCKALEVYPEFAAAHSNLASVLQQQGKLQEALVHYKEAIRIAPTFADAYSNMGNTLKEMQDIQGALQCYTRAIQINPAFADAHSNLASIHKDSGSIPDAIASYRTALKLKPDFPDAYCNLAHCLQIVCDWSDYEQRMKQLVTIVADQLDKNRLPSVHPHHSMLYPLSPDFRKAIASRHGNLCLEKINVLHKSPYQYPKDLVASGGKLRIGYVSSDFGNHPTSHLMQSVPGKHSENVEVFCYALSPDDGTNFRAKVLKEVGSFVDLSQIPCNGKAADRINADGIHILVNMNGYTKGARNEIFALRPAPIQSMWLGYPGTSGASFMDYLITDGVTSPNDLNPHYSEKLAYMPHTFFIGDHWNMFPHLLDKVIIESKEGLKRDTVGIINALDVKGFMEKVNAVAPATVGGAVANGVSLSDKVDLSNSTNQNGMATKLTFPCLDNSISQALNTMVLQGHAQASINGMNITHGLAVNQVQAKAATGEEIPSTPIITTRSMYNIPDDAIVYCNFNQLYKIDPATLQMWVSIIKKVPNSVLWLLRFPATGEPHLSATATRLGMPAGRLIFSPVASKEEHVRRGQVADVCLDTPLCNGHTTGMDVLWAGTPMVTLPGETLASRVAASQLNCLGCTELVASSRQEYETIATRLGTDLEFREQMKFKVWKGRTESPLFNVKTYTMGLEGLFYKMWEKYENGDKPDHIKQVDIPAVENGSSLSVEKCK